In Takifugu flavidus isolate HTHZ2018 chromosome 13, ASM371156v2, whole genome shotgun sequence, the following are encoded in one genomic region:
- the tjp1b gene encoding tight junction protein ZO-1 isoform X2: MRLPPFGTCADRAVVKVLVGLLGLKMFGSGSKSWFVRRQKRQQQRAGKRPCTRKKKSWAARILKQHRQKMLSELDVGAVLPHLVYDKVFSLGEYKEILGQESSQKRTEIFLDRLSSKGPAAFCSFCSVLEEVCPHLLTSFLLDGEDGAPGPGWKGGLQVPPNGPGEQPPIYTDPMFDSRIHPSPTAGSTTAASSVSTVQGKPSLRRIKGRIHRSKSLDSIDLMDSNSAAMEETVIWEQHTVTLHRAPGFGFGIAISGGRDNPHFQSGETSIVISDVLKGGPAEGLLQENDRVVMVNAVSMDNVEHAYAVQQLRKSGKIAKITIRRKRKVHVPMGRLGERETMSEHDEEEDSYDEEIYETRSGRSGAYSGVGGAMGRRSGRSAGRRDRERERSGSRERSLSPRSDRRSHNLPPRPAKVTLVKSRKNEEYGLRLASHIFVKDISPESLAARDGNIQEGDVVLKINGTVTENLSLIDAKKLIERSKGKLKMVVQRDDRATLLNIPDLDDSIPSANASDRDDISDIHSMASDHSNRSHERHRSSRSRSPDRRSEPSDHSRHSPPQISNGSHRSRDDERASKPASTPAKLSEELPLPKVKESAVARDEKQLPPLPEPKPVYAQPGQPDVDLPVSPSDAPVPSVAHDDSILRPSMKLVKFRKGESVGLRLAGGNDVGIFVAGVLEDSPAAKEGLEEGDQILRVNNVDFANIIREEAVLFLLDLPKGEEVTILAQKKKDVYRRIVESDVGDSFYIRTHFEYEKESPYGLSFNKGEVFRVVDTLYNGKLGSWLAIRIGKNHQEVERGIIPNKNRAEQLSSVQYTLPKTAGGDRADFWRFRGLRSSKRNLRKSREDLSSQPVQTKFPAYERVVLREAGFLRPVVTFGPIADVAREKLSREEPDLFELAKSEPRDAGTDQRSSGIIRLHTIKQIIDRDKHALLDITPNAVDRLNYAQWYPIVVFLNPDNKQGVKSMRTRLCPESRKSARKLYERAIKLRKNNHHLFTATINLNNMNDGWYGALKETIQQQQNQLVWVSEGKADGTTEDDLDIHDDRLSYLSAPGSEYSMYSTDSRHTSDYEDTDTEGGAYTDQELDETLNDEVGLPTEPAITRSSEPVREDPPVIQDTPGYPGYQHPVQPEPAGRIDPAGFKMAAPQQQDEAALPLPSFPPPAIAPPAVEQPAQLEGAPLEEPPAAPAAPQADSLSSPSPAPELIQPPPPTPPPPPLEPHLSGPPGPEPKMYKKDLYNMEDPVRINHGMKQSMSYSHQPPFQDKQPYREYDHPPYGYDGGGYAEPKPHNADSHPHYDNRVPHYNEQWPPYDQQTSSSQPTGYQPGHQQPMGYNPRSPYEDGPGRDYSPPQPRYDEASPVGYDGRPRHSKPGPVRYDEPPPPPPAGYDPRSPYDAEPHGFPINSPRSPEPPKQYYGDSGLRPAYVAGPPNRGYKPGARETMSSDATSSPPKPETLSSPGEPAVTTGSKPFPPPPRDDLDEDLAMKPQSVLNRVKMFENKRSVSMDRAKEGESPALRPVDVPKPMSVPGPVLKANSLSNLEQEKSTYRAPEPQKPHAKPLDDVVHTNHYDLDEDEEYYRKQLSYFDRRSFDSKAMGQPSPGINRFHDLPKPAQLSYPYNRVESAEKVSPAEKRYEPLPQISPSSQYGLPAPAIPPSALPKLSPSDANSVPEPLSSPNPKPELAAHRPVSRDEPSAGGYLPLRGLTDKSPVNGTDALPSKPPAVPTSYNRYVPKPYTSAARPFERKFESPKFNHNLLPNDTAVKADLLSKPGVLSNSAGKPQLSPQPLDHDSGLDTFTRTVDNRPKYQHNNVNAVPKAIPVSPSTLDDDEEDEGHTVVATARGIFNCNGGVLSSIETGVSIIIPQGAIPESVEQEIYFKVCRDNNILPPLDKEKGETLLSPLVMCGPHGLKFLKPVELRLPHCASMTPDGWSFALKSSDSSSGDPKTWQNKSLPGDPNYLVGANCVSVLIDHF; encoded by the exons ATGCGCCTCCCGCCCTTCGGGACCTGCGCTGACCGAGCTGTGGTAAAAGTCCTGGTGGGTCTCCTCGGCCTGAAGATGTTCGGCAGCGGCTCCAAGAGCTGGTTTGTGAGGAGGcaaaagaggcagcagcagagggccgGCAAGAGGCCGTGcaccaggaagaagaagagctggGCGGCGAGGATCCTCAAGCAGCATCGGCAGAAGATGCTGAGCGAGCTGGACGTCGGCGCCGTGCTGCCCCACCTGGTGTACGACAAGGTTTTCTCTCTGGGGGAGTACAAGGAAATACTGGGGCAGGAGTCCAGCCAGAAGCGGACGGAGATATTCCTGGACCGTTTGTCCTCCAAGGGGCCAGCtgctttctgctccttctgttCCGTGTTGGAGGAAGTGTGCCCCCACCTGCTCACCTCCTTTCTGTTGGACGGGGAAG ATGGTGCACCAGGGCCAGGATGGAAAGGGGGCCTCCAGGTGCCCCCGAACGGTCCCGGAGAGCAGCCTCCCATCTACACGGACCCCATGTTTGACTCACG GATACACCCCAGTCCGACCGCCGGTTCCACCACTGCAGCCTCCTCGGTGAGCACCGTTCAGGGCAAACCCTCGCTACGCCGCATCAAGGGTCGCATACACAGGAGCAAGAGCCTGGACAGCATCGACCTCATGGACTCCAAT agcGCAGCGATGGAGGAGACTGTCATCTGGGAACAGCACACAGTAACACTGCACAGG GCACCAGGGTTTGGCTTTGGGATAGCCATATCAGGAGGTCGGGATAACCCTCATTTTCAGAGCGGCGAGACCTCCATCGTCATCTCTGATGTGCTGAAAGGAGGCCCGGCTGAAGGCCTGCTGCA gGAAAATGACAGAGTGGTTATGGTCAATGCCGTCTCCATGGACAACGTGGAGCATGCGTACGCGGTCCAGCAGCTTCGCAAAAGTGGGAAAATTGCCAAAATT ACAATCCGGCGGAAAAGGAAGGTGCACGTCCCGATGGGCCGCCTGGGAGAGAGGGAAACCATGTCGGAGCAtgacgaagaggaggacagctacGACGAAGAGATATACGAGACGCGGAGCGGCCGCAGTGGCGCGTACAGCGGCGTGGGCGGGGCCATGGGGAGGCGCAGCGGCCGGAGCGCTGGGCGGAGGGACAGGGAGCGTGAACGGAGCGGCTCACGGGAGCGGAGTCTGTCCCCGCGGTCCGACCGCCGCTCGCACAACCTGCCGCCGCGGCCTGCCAAGGTCACGCTCGTCAAATCCCGTAAAAATGAAG AATATGGCCTGCGCCTGGCCAGCCACATTTTTGTCAAGGACATCTCCCCCGAGAGCCTGGCGGCCAGAGACGGCAACATCCAGGAAGGGGACGTGGTTCTGAAG ATAAACGGCACAGTGACAGAGAATCTCTCCCTGATAGATGCCAAGAAGCTGATagagaggtcaaagggcaagcTAAAAATGGTGGTTCAGAGGGACGACAGGGCGACCCTGCTGAACATCCCTGACCTTGACGACAGCATTCCGTCAGCCAACGCCTCTGACAGAGACG ATATTTCAGATATACACTCTATGGCATCCGATCATTCCAACCGTTCGCACGAGAGACATCGCAGCAGTCGTTCCCGGTCTCCAGATAGGCGATCCGAACCCTCGGACCACTCCAGACACTCGCCCCCGCAAATCAGCAACGGCAG TCACAGAAGTCGCGATGACGAACGGGCCTCCAAGCCGGCTTCCACCCCCGCGAAGCTCTCGGAGGAGCTCCCCCTGCCCAAAGTGAAGGAATCGGCTGTTGCCAGAGATGAGAAGCAGCTCCCACCACTCCCAG AGCCCAAGCCGGTGTATGCTCAGCCTGGACAGCCTGACGTCGACCTGCCCGTCAGTCCTTCTGACGCTCCCGTGCCAAGCGTTGCCCATGACGACAGCATCCTCCG gccaaGCATGAAGCTGGTGAAGTTCAGGAAGGGGGAGAGTGTTGGGCTGCGGCTGGCTGGAGGGAATGACGTGGGCATTTTTGTAGCTGGAGTGCTGGAAGATAGCCCAGCTGCTAaagaggggctggaggagggcgACCAAATTCTCAGG GTAAATAATGTAGATTTTGCGAACATCATCCGAGAGGAGGCGGTGCTTTTCCTCCTGGACCTCCCCAAGGGTGAAGAAGTGACCATTCTGGCCCAGAAGAAAAAGGATG TGTACCGGCGGATCGTGGAGTCGGATGTCGGCGACTCTTTCTACATCCGGACACACTTTGAGTATGAGAAGGAATCTCCCTACGGCCTGAGCTTCAACAAGGGGGAGGTCTTCCGCGTGGTGGACACCCTGTATAATGGCAAGCTGGGCTCCTGGTTGGCTATTCGCATTGGCAAGAACCACCAAGAGGTCGAAAGGGGCATCATCCCCAACAAAAACAG AGCGGAGCAGCTCTCCAGCGTGCAATATACGCTTCCCAAAACAGCCGGGGGCGACCGGGCGGACTTCTGGCGCTTCCGCGGGCTTCGGAGTTCTAagaggaacctgaggaagagCCGAGAGGACCTCTCCTCCCAACCGGTCCAAACCAAGTTCCCAGCTTATGAAAGGGTTGTTCTGAGAGAGG CGGGTTTTCTCAGACCCGTGGTCACGTTCGGCCCCATCGCCGATGTCGCGCGAGAGAAACTGTCCCGAGAAGAGCCCGATCTTTTTGAGCTTGCAA AGAGTGAACCAAGAGACGCAGGAACGGATCAGCGGAGTTCAGGAATCATTCGTCTTCACACCATCAAACAGATCATTGACAGA GACAAACACGCCTTGCTGGACATCACTCCAAACGCTGTGGACAGATTGAACTATGCTCAGTGGTACCCAATTGTAGTCTTCCTAAATCCTGATAATAAGCAGGGCGTGAAGAGCATGAGGACCAGACTGTGTCCGGAGTCCAGGAAGAGCGCCAGGAAGCTGTACGAGCGAGCCATCAAACTAAGGAAAAACAACCACCACCTCTTCACTG CCACCATTAACTTGAACAACATGAATGATGGTTGGTACGGTGCTCTGAAAGaaaccatccagcagcagcagaaccagctggTGTGGGTGTCTGAGGGCAAG GCTGACGGCACGACGGAAGACGACCTGGACATCCACGACGACCGTCTGTCCTACCTGTCGGCGCCGGGTAGCGAATACTCCATGTACAGCACAGACAGTCGCCACACCTCCGATTACGAGGACACCGACACCGAGGGTGGCGCCTACACTGACCAGGAGCTGGATGAAACCCTGAACGATGAGGTGGGTCTGCCAACAGAACCTGCCATCACCCGCTCCTCTGAACCTGTGCGAGAGGACCCGCCCGTAATTCAGGACACACCCGGTTACCCTGGATACCAGCACCCCGTGCAACCGGAACCAGCCGGCCGGATAGATCCCGCTGGGTTCAAGATGGCTGCGCCGCAGCAG CAAGATGAGGCTGCTCTGCCCctgccctccttccctccaccgGCGatagcgccccctgctgttgaGCAACCTGCACAGCTAGAGGGCGCGCCGCTAGAGGAGCCACCTGCTGCGCCCGCAGCCCCTCAGGCAGACTCACTTAGCAGCCCCAGCCCTGCCCCTGAGCTTATTCAGcccccaccaccaacaccaccaccaccaccacttgaACCCCACCTGTCTGGACCACCCGGTCCAGAACCAAAG ATGTACAAGAAAGATTTGTACAATATGGAGGACCCCGTGCGAATCAACCACGGTATGAAGCAGTCGATGAGCTACAGCCACCAGCCGCCGTTCCAGGACAAACAGCCATACCGTGAATATGACCACCCGCCTTACGGATACGATGGAGGCGGCTACGCTGAACCAAAGCCTCACAACGCTGACTCTCACCCGCACTACGACAACCGTGTGCCTCATTACAACGAACAGTGGCCCCCCTACGACCAGCAGACCTCGTCCTCTCAGCCCACAGGGTATCAGCCGGGCCACCAGCAACCGATGGGCTACAACCCTCGATCCCCCTATGAGGATGGACCAGGAAGGGACTACAGCCCGCCGCAGCCCCGCTACGATGAGGCTTCGCCGGTGGGCTACGACGGCAGGCCAAGGCATAGCAAACCCGGTCCTGTTCGTTACGACgaacccccgccccctcctccagcgGGCTATGACCCTCGTTCACCGTATGATGCTGAACCTCACGGGTTCCCCATTAATTCACCTCGGTCTCCAGAGCCCCCCAAACAGTATTACGGAGACTCTGGTCTGAGGCCTGCCTACGTCGCGGGACCTCCAAACCGGGGTTATAAACCAGGGGCGCGTGAGACGATGAGCTCCGATGCCACCAGTTCCCCTCCCAAACCAGAGACGCTGTCCTCGCCAGGTGAGCCAGCTGTCACTACAGGCTCCAAACCCTTCCCGCCCCCACCCAGGGACGACCTGGACGAAGACCTGGCCATGAAACCGCAGTCGGTGCTCAACAGAGTCAAGATGTTTGAGAACAAACGATCTGTTTCTATGGACAGGGCCAAAGAAGGAGAGTCGCCAGCGCTCAGG CCTGTCGATGTTCCTAAACCTATGAGTGTGCCTGGCCCGGTCCTCAAAGCCAATTCCCTCAGcaacctggagcaggagaagtCCACCTATAG GGCTCCTGAGCCGCAGAAGCCCCACGCTAAACCCCTGGATGATGTAGTGCACACCAACCACTACGACCTCGACGAGGACGAGGAGTACTACAGGAAGCAGCTCTCCTACTTTGATCGCCGCAGCTTTGACAGCAAGGCCATGGGCCAACCCAGCCCTGGCATCAACCGCTTCCATGACCTGCCAAAACCAGCTCAGTTGTCCTACCCCTACAACAG GGTTGAATCTGCAGAAAAAGTCAGTCCAGCGGAGAAACGGTACGAGCCTCTGCCCCAAATCAGCCCCTCTTCTCAGTACGGGCTTCCAGCACCTGCCATCCCACCCAGCGCACTGCCCAAGCTCAGCCCCAGCGACG CTAACTCTGTCCCGGAGCCTTTGAGTTCTCCCAACCCGAAACCGGAGCTGGCAGCTCACAGGCCGGTCAGCAGGGATGAGCCCTCAGCAGGCGGCTACCTTCCTCTGCGGGGTCTCACTGACAAATCCCCCGTCAACGGCACCGATGCACTCCCCTCCAAACCGCCGGCGGTTCCCACTAGCTACAACCGCTACGTCCCCAAGCCTTACACCAGTGCGGCGCGGCCCTTTGAGCGAAAGTTCGAGAGCCCAAAGTTCAACCACAACCTGCTGCCGAACGACACGGCGGTGAAGGCCGACCTCCTCAGTAAGCCCGGCGTGCTGAGCAACAGCGCCGGGAAGCCTCAGCTGTCCCCGCAGCCCCTGGACCACGATAGCGGCCTGGACACCTTCACGCGCACCGTGGACAACAGGCCCAAATACCAGCACAACAACGTCAACGCGGTCCCGAAGGCGATCCCCGTAAG TCCCAGCACTCTGGAcgacgatgaggaggacgaaggtCACACGGTGGTAGCCACCGCCCGGGGGATCTTCAATTGCAACGGAGGGGTCCTGAGCTCCATCGAGACGGGCGTCAGCATCATCATCCCTCAGGGCGCCATCCCCGAGAGCGTGGAGCAGGAGATTTACTTCAAGGTGTGCCGGGACAACAACATCCTGCCCCCCCTCGACAAGGAAAAAG GAGAAACTCTGCTAAGCCCGCTGGTGATGTGCGGCCCTCACGGACTCAAGTTCCTGAAGCCGGTGGAGCTGCGCTTACCTCACTGTGCGTCTATGACCCCTGATGGTTGGTCTTTTGCTCTAAAATCCTCCGACTCCTCGTCGG